The bacterium DNA window TTTTGGCGTCGGCTCCGCTCACGAAGCGGCGCCCACCCGCCACATCATCCTTCCTTTGGAAGGCAAAGACGGCGCCGTTCTGGGTTTCCTGACGCTCGATCAGCCCGCTGCGGAAGTTGAGAACTTAGCCGGTTTGAGCGAACCGATTGCTCTGCTCCTCAATTTCGTCGCCGTAATCCTCGAATTGCAACAACTGCGCAGCGATCGCCAGCACCACGCATTCCACGACGATCGCAGCGGTTCAGAGCGGCAGGTCGAACAGCGATTGGCACAGGACCGCTTCACGCGACTAGTCGGCCTGACTGATGATATCGTCTACCTGACCGACGCCAAAGGTCGAATAGTCTATTTGAATGAGACGTTCAGCACGATCCTCGGATTTGCGCGAGAAAACTACGTGGGTCTGCCGCTGCCGCAGGTACTCAGCGATCTGGCGGCGGAGAGTGCGGCCACCACGGCGCTCGTGCAGTCAATCGAATCGCGTGACGATGATCGAATTCGCCACGAGCTTGAGCTCTTTACCAAGAGTGGTTATCGTCGTCCATTCATGCTGTCGCATCAGTGGATTCGTCAGGCGCATGAGATTGTCGCGGGACAGGGGATTCTGCGGGACATCAGCGAACGACGCGAGCTGTTGGCTGAGCTCACTCGCGCCGAACGGTTAGGCATCGCCGGAAGATATGCCAGCGGTGTTGCGCATGAGATTAACAACCCGCTGCAAGCGATTGCCTCGCACCTGTCCGGACTCGGCGCGTCCCTCGCGGCCGACAAACACGCCCAAGCCAGCATTGGCGTCGTGGCGGATTCCGTGGACCGTATTCGGCAATTGACGCGCAGCCTCATGGATATGCAGCGGCCTGATCAGATGGCGCTGGTGAAATCGAATGTGCATGACGTGGTTGAGCGCGCGCTCGCCTTACACGCACCGCAGTTTCGCAACGCGGGAGTGGACATCCAGCGAGAATTCGCGACGAACCTACCGCACGTTCCGATGCGCCCGGCGGAGATCGAGCAGGTTTGCATCAACCTGATCACGAATGCCCTGCAAGCGATGCCGGATGGCGGCAGGCTTACGATTTCGTCGCGTTTGGAAGGCGGGACGGTGTCCGTTGAGTTCCGCGATAGCGGTAAGGGCATTGCGCCGGAGATTCTGCCGCGGCTGTTTGCGCCGTTTGCGACCTACCGCGAGCAGGGCGGCGGCCTGGGTTTGGGACTATATCTGTCCCGGGAGATCATGCTGCAGCACGGCGGTGATTTGCGCGCGTCCACACCGCCGGGGGGCGGCGCCCAATTCGCACTGCTATTGCCCGCAGGCACACAATAATAAAAAGCGGCGCCTCCTCGGAAGCGCCGCTTTAGTTTTGCTGCAAACTGCCTTACAATGGAACGTGTAATAGAGTCGAGCTCGTCACGATGTGCAACGACGCCAATTCAATCCCGACCTCGCGTGATATCCGCTTGAGCCGGTCGCCGGTCGCCAAGTCAAAGGCGGAGGGATTCGTTTGTCCCGAAGGATGATTGTGTAAGAGTGAGTAGACGCGGGCGCCCAGAAGAAAAGCGGGACGCAACGCGGCATATGGTAAGACGTCAAGCGATGACACCGTGCCAGACACTAACAACTCCGAATGCAAAAGCTGTTGTTCATCGGTCCAATACAGTCCATACAACTGCTCGAACGGCGACGTCCGCACTTTACTCGCCACGTGGTCAATCGTCAGCGCCTGCGGCATCGCGTGCGCGGTAGACAGGCGTTGCAATGCCAACGCCGCCGCGAGCTTATGTGCTGGAGCTCGACTGATAGACAGATGATGGCGAATCGCGTCGGCACTGCTTAGGGTCGCAATCCCTTCCCATCGCGCGCGCCGCAGATATTCCGCGCACCGCAGGCGGTCCAATTCGCTCACTTCTATCGGTGCAAACAAATCCTCCAAGGCCTTGGTCAAATCCGCGTCGTCCATGGTTCAGCTAATCGGCGAACCCGACGGCGCATCAGAGGGAGTTGGCAGAATGGCGAGGTCTTTCCCCCATTTGACCGCGAGCAACATGCCTTCAGACACTTCGCCGCGCAGCTTTGCCGGTTTCAGATTCGCGACGACAACGATTTGCTTGCCGACCATTTCTTCCGGCGTGTAGAACTCGGCGATTCCCGCAACAATCTGACGAGCCTGATCACCAATGCGCACTTGCAGTTTCAGCAGCTTGTCTGATCCGGCAATCCGTTCCGCTGCGACGACTTCCGCCGTGCGCAGGTCAATCTTGCGAAAGTCGTCTATGGTAATGAGCGAATCGTCAGGCGCCGGAGCTGCGGTCGCCGCCGCAGCCGGTACCGACGGTGCTTCGCCATGTACATACTCAGCCAGTGCCACTCGCACCTCCTTTTCATCCAAGCGGGGAAACAGCGCGTCGCCTTTGCGCATGCGCGCACCGACCCGAACCTGCCCCCACCGGGCATGTTCTTCCAACTTCAACATGCGCACCGGTTCGCCGATGCGCGAGAGCAGATCCACGGCCTTTCCGGGCATCACGGGATAGAGGAGCACGGCGGCAATGCGCAGCGCCTCGATGCAATTCGTGAGGACTGTCGCCGCCTGATCTCGATCTGTCTTGACCAGCGACCACGGTGCTGAGTTCTCGAAATAGCGATTCGTCGCGCGCACAAGCTGCAGCGTTTCTTCGATCAACGTGTGCCACTTCATGTCCGCCGCCCAAGCTGGTGCGTTGGCGCAGAGGGACTGCGCCATGTCCTTCAGCTCGGCGTCGGGTGTGGTCGCGGCCGGAATCGCGCCGTCAAAATGATCGCCGATCAGTTTGGCAACTCGTGAAAAGAGATTCCCGAAGTCATTCGCCAAGTCGCTATTCACGCGTTTCAGCATCGCTTCGACTGAAAAAGAGGCGTCGAGTCCTACTACCATTTCACGCAAGAGGAAGTAGCGCACCGCGTCAACCCCGAACACTTTGATCAGCGGCTCGACGGCAATCGGCTTGCCGGACGATTTCGAGATTTTCGCGTCGCGGAAATTCCAGTAGCCATGTACGGTCAGATGCTTGAACACGGGCAAACCGGCGGCATGCAGCATGATCGGCCAGTAGATGCCGTGCGGCTTAACAATGTCCTTTCCAATCAAATGCTCGCAGGCTTCCCACCGCGCATGCCACGATTCCTCCCGGCCGTAATCAATGCCACTCAGATAATTGAGCAGAGCGTCAAACCAAACATACGTAACATAGTTCCGGTCGAACGGCAGTTCGATTCCCCAGCTCAATCGTTCTTTCGGTCGCGAAATGCATAGGTCTTCGAGCGGTTCACGCAAGTATCCCAGAACTTCGTTCCGATAGCGTTCAGGCCGCACGACGTCAGGATGCTGCTCGATATAGTCGCGCCACCAGTCCTGGTACTTGCTCATGCGAAAGAAGTAGTTCGACTCTTTCACTTTATCCGGAATCGTACCATGATCCGGACACTTGCCGTCCACGAGCTCTTTTTCCGTGCGGAAGCGCTCGCAGCCCGTGCAATAGAGCCCTTCATACTCGCCGAAATAGGTGTCACCTTGATCGTGGAG harbors:
- the metG gene encoding methionine--tRNA ligase produces the protein MKHYYVTTPIYYVNSDPHIGTAYTTILADTAARFRRLLGEDAYFLTGTDEHGDKIAKAAAAKNLTPQAFVDEISGRFRILWPQLYVMPDRFIRTTDPDHRAVVESILQKLHDQGDTYFGEYEGLYCTGCERFRTEKELVDGKCPDHGTIPDKVKESNYFFRMSKYQDWWRDYIEQHPDVVRPERYRNEVLGYLREPLEDLCISRPKERLSWGIELPFDRNYVTYVWFDALLNYLSGIDYGREESWHARWEACEHLIGKDIVKPHGIYWPIMLHAAGLPVFKHLTVHGYWNFRDAKISKSSGKPIAVEPLIKVFGVDAVRYFLLREMVVGLDASFSVEAMLKRVNSDLANDFGNLFSRVAKLIGDHFDGAIPAATTPDAELKDMAQSLCANAPAWAADMKWHTLIEETLQLVRATNRYFENSAPWSLVKTDRDQAATVLTNCIEALRIAAVLLYPVMPGKAVDLLSRIGEPVRMLKLEEHARWGQVRVGARMRKGDALFPRLDEKEVRVALAEYVHGEAPSVPAAAATAAPAPDDSLITIDDFRKIDLRTAEVVAAERIAGSDKLLKLQVRIGDQARQIVAGIAEFYTPEEMVGKQIVVVANLKPAKLRGEVSEGMLLAVKWGKDLAILPTPSDAPSGSPIS
- a CDS encoding PAS domain S-box protein, encoding MTTIRNTTLILTPDSETRQAVSEGLLTSGWTTLAAANLAAAIRNPATGEAQVWLVSLDIVLTDEFAQWHHTTYPHIPVIGLTGNDTERPKFDALNSVFAVVNPHTQPLWQLDLLLNRAAESRRTSLSADDKLASSYRSLFASTTSLHSSETLGALLESCCREVARGTGFNRAVLVLADDKNRIQSARAYFNHPSLVLELADYFGQPLMPVIPDQTVTRWGRGFGVGSAHEAAPTRHIILPLEGKDGAVLGFLTLDQPAAEVENLAGLSEPIALLLNFVAVILELQQLRSDRQHHAFHDDRSGSERQVEQRLAQDRFTRLVGLTDDIVYLTDAKGRIVYLNETFSTILGFARENYVGLPLPQVLSDLAAESAATTALVQSIESRDDDRIRHELELFTKSGYRRPFMLSHQWIRQAHEIVAGQGILRDISERRELLAELTRAERLGIAGRYASGVAHEINNPLQAIASHLSGLGASLAADKHAQASIGVVADSVDRIRQLTRSLMDMQRPDQMALVKSNVHDVVERALALHAPQFRNAGVDIQREFATNLPHVPMRPAEIEQVCINLITNALQAMPDGGRLTISSRLEGGTVSVEFRDSGKGIAPEILPRLFAPFATYREQGGGLGLGLYLSREIMLQHGGDLRASTPPGGGAQFALLLPAGTQ